In Triticum aestivum cultivar Chinese Spring chromosome 5B, IWGSC CS RefSeq v2.1, whole genome shotgun sequence, the following proteins share a genomic window:
- the LOC123116173 gene encoding serine/threonine-protein kinase RIPK — MAAQSWNPFSCCVRGAAADDDDYESRRGNKGSPRSPLKNLSSSGTLSPEELSLTLSGSNLHAFTYAELRAATASFSRANYLGCGGFGPVYKGAVDDKLRPGLAAQAVAVKYLDLECGTQGHQEWLAEVFFLGQLRHKNLVKLIGYCYEDEHRMLVYEFMNAGSLEKHLFKSINGSLPWMTRMKIAVGAAKGLAFLHGADPPVIYRDFKASNVLLDSDYNTKLSDFGLAKDGPQGDATHVTTRVMGTHGYAAPEYIMTGHLTAKSDVYSFGVVLLELLSGRQSVDRARRPREQNLVDWARPYLKRSDKLHQVIDSALECQYSCKGAEVAALVAYKCLSQNPKSRPSMREVVKALEPVLDMDDFFPAGPFVLTIVVEDDKVMDMKVETEEKHQSHHQNHQDRHRHKYPESAIHGDIVIHGDNRQVAGFTGALRRQQRTLSYHRERGA; from the exons ATGGCTGCGCAATCTTGGAACCCTTTCTCTTGCTGCGTCCGCGGGGCAGCCGCGGACGACGACGACTACGAGTCGCGGAGGGGGAATAAGGGCAGCCCGAGGTCACcgctgaagaacctgagctcgtcGGGGACGCTGTCACCGGAGGAGCTGTCGCTGACGCTGTCCGGCTCGAACCTGCACGCCTTCACATACGCCGAGCTCCGAGCGGCGACGGCGAGCTTCTCGCGCGCCAACTACCTCGGCTGCGGCGGGTTCGGCCCGGTCTACAAGGGCGCCGTCGACGACAAGCTCCGCCCCGGGCTGGCCGCGCAGGCCGTCGCCGTCAAGTACCTCGACCTGGAGTGCGGCACGCAGGGACACCAAGAGTGGCTG GCAGAGGTTTTCTTCCTTGGGCAACTGAGGCACAAGAACCTGGTGAAATTGATCGGCTACTGCTACGAGGACGAGCATCGAATGCTGGTCTACGAGTTCATGAACGCCGGGAGCTTGGAGAAGCACCTCTTCAAAA GTATCAATGGTTCTCTCCCATGGATGACAAGGATGAAGATCGCCGTCGGCGCGGCAAAGGGCCTCGCCTTCCTTCATGGTGCCGACCCGCCGGTGATCTACCGTGACTTCAAAGCCTCCAACGTCTTGCTCGACTCG GACTACAACACTAAATTGTCAGACTTTGGGCTGGCCAAGGATGGGCCTCAAGGTGACGCAACACACGTGACAACACGTGTAATGGGGACACACGGGTATGCAGCACCCGAGTATATCATGACGGGACACTTAACCGCCAAAAGCGACGTCTACAGCTTCGGTGTTGTGCTCTTGGAGCTACTCTCAGGACGACAATCCGTGGACCGTGCACGACGACCAAGGGAACAAAACCTAGTGGACTGGGCTAGACCCTATCTCAAACGGTCGGACAAACTGCACCAGGTGATCGACTCAGCCCTCGAGTGTCAGTACTCGTGCAAGGGTGCTGAAGTGGCTGCGTTGGTGGCATACAAGTGTTTGAGCCAAAACCCCAAGTCCCGACCATCCATGCGTGAGGTCGTCAAGGCATTGGAGCCTGTACTCGACATGGATGACTTTTTTCCAGCGGGACCGTTCGTGCTCACCATCGTTGTTGAGGATGACAAGGTGATGGACATGAAGGTGGAGACTGAGGAGAAGCACCAAAGCCATCACCAGAACCATCAGGATAGGCACCGACATAAGTACCCCGAATCAGCGATCCACGGTGACATTGTGATCCATGGAGACAACAGACAGGTTGCCGGGTTCACCGGTGCATTGCGGCGACAACAGAGGACGTTGAGTTACCACCGGGAAAGAGGGGCTTAA